In Labrus bergylta chromosome 1, fLabBer1.1, whole genome shotgun sequence, one genomic interval encodes:
- the LOC109986863 gene encoding C-type lectin domain family 10 member A-like isoform X2 translates to MTTTSKFGYFRVVLLGVGLLCILQGSLNIALRLALSKPSVKEGRSCPQGWLMFASSCYYISSQQNGKNWDESRVDCLQRNADLVVINSRQEQAFLTGFTEAAWVGMTDREQEGTWLWVDGTEVDKDRLQWASGQPDDASRGEDCGDLHTRITFIGLNDFNCSARSQWICEKRLQ, encoded by the exons ATGACCACCACTTCCA AATTCGGATACTTTCGTGTGGTTCTCCTGGGCGTCGGCCTGCTGTGTATTCTTCAAGGAAGCCTCAACATCGCTCTGAGACTCGCTCTCAGTAAGCCTTCTGTTAAAG AGGGACGCAGCTGTCCTCAGGGCTGGCTGATGTTCGCCTCCAGCTGTTACTACATCTCCTCTCAGCAAAACGGGAAAAACTGGGACGAAAGCCGGGTGGACTGCCTGCAGAGAAACGCCGACCTGGTGGTCATCAACAGCAGACAGGAACAG GCCTTCCTCACTGGATTCACAGAGGCAGCATGGGTCGGGATGACTGACAGGGAGCAGGAGGGGACTTGGCTGTGGGTCGATGGAACAGAAGTGGACAAAGACAG ATTGCAGTGGGCGAGTGGTCAGCCTGATGATGCGTCCAGAGGAGAAGACTGTGGCGACCTTCACACAAGGATCACTTTCATCGGCTTGAACGACTTCAACTGCAGCGCCAGATCCCAGTGGATTTGTGAGAAAAGGTTACAGTAG
- the LOC109986863 gene encoding C-type lectin domain family 10 member A-like isoform X1 — MEQKWTKTEFGYFRVVLLGVGLLCILQGSLNIALRLALSKPSVKEGRSCPQGWLMFASSCYYISSQQNGKNWDESRVDCLQRNADLVVINSRQEQAFLTGFTEAAWVGMTDREQEGTWLWVDGTEVDKDRLQWASGQPDDASRGEDCGDLHTRITFIGLNDFNCSARSQWICEKRLQ, encoded by the exons ATGGAACAGAAGTGGACAAAGACAG AATTCGGATACTTTCGTGTGGTTCTCCTGGGCGTCGGCCTGCTGTGTATTCTTCAAGGAAGCCTCAACATCGCTCTGAGACTCGCTCTCAGTAAGCCTTCTGTTAAAG AGGGACGCAGCTGTCCTCAGGGCTGGCTGATGTTCGCCTCCAGCTGTTACTACATCTCCTCTCAGCAAAACGGGAAAAACTGGGACGAAAGCCGGGTGGACTGCCTGCAGAGAAACGCCGACCTGGTGGTCATCAACAGCAGACAGGAACAG GCCTTCCTCACTGGATTCACAGAGGCAGCATGGGTCGGGATGACTGACAGGGAGCAGGAGGGGACTTGGCTGTGGGTCGATGGAACAGAAGTGGACAAAGACAG ATTGCAGTGGGCGAGTGGTCAGCCTGATGATGCGTCCAGAGGAGAAGACTGTGGCGACCTTCACACAAGGATCACTTTCATCGGCTTGAACGACTTCAACTGCAGCGCCAGATCCCAGTGGATTTGTGAGAAAAGGTTACAGTAG